The nucleotide window GAACCTTCTTAATTGACGTGCTAATTACTGTCCTACACTCGTCTAGAAAGAACAGTGCCTTTCTTTCCAATTTCTTTATTTTTTTAAAATCTTCCCACTTGTCCTTTTCTGCTTGGATGTTGGTAGGTCTGGGTTTTACTAGGTTGTATCCTAGTTCGTGGACTAGTTCGTATAGTCTGGATTTCTTGTATTCTATTCCTTGTTCTTGTAGTGCTATCTTGAGTGTTTTCATTGTCCAATATTCTTGTTGTATTCCGTATTTTTGGGGCTTATCTTCCAGAATTTGTTTTATCTTTTCCTCTTCTACTTTTCTGGGTCTTCCTGATCTGGGCTTGTCCTTTAGTCCATCAAGACCTTCTTTCTTGTACTTGCCAATCCATAATTTTATCGTGGAATAGCCCTTGTTAAGCATTTTCGAAACTTCTTTCTCCGATTTACCGTCAACTACGTGCAGCTTCACTGCAAGAATCCTCTCCTTAATTCTCGCGTTCTTCTCTTCCTTATAAGCTTGAACCAAATCTTGCATAGTTCAATCTGGTAATACTAATCTATAAACTTTTCGGAAACACTAGTGGTTCAAGTTAAGGACGTGAGGGATGCGTTGAGGAAGATGGGGAGGATGACGTTAAGGGGAGTTAGGGACAGGAGGGTAGCAGTGGACTTCCATGCCATACCTCAATACCACGCTAACAAGAGTTTCTTGAGTAGGATAAAGCCAACTAAGGGGATGTCGTGGGGACTGGTTCAAGCCGCGATCTTCCTCCTGGGGAGGACGAGGAGCTTCCTGGACGTGAGAGTGTCCGGAATGTAAAAAATTGAATTTTTATTGACAAGAATAAATTTGTTTTTAGCATTATCTTGGATTAAATTGGAGTAACACTTAAGTTATGGGAGTAGAGGGTAGTACCATGGCAAGAACATTAAGACACATACCAAACCTGATGTACTACCCTCTTCCCCCAATAGAGGATATGCCGTGGAGGGAAAAATGGTTAACGGAGATCAAGCCCGTGCTGGACGCCATGGATTTGGAGAGGGTTCTTGGCGAGGGCGCGCTGGTTTACCTGAAGTTGTTAATCGTCATGGTGCTCTACTCCTGCTCCTATAGGGACGCGGTGAAAATGGTCAACGTTAGTGCTTTCAGAAAGTTTATAGCTTTAGGCAAAGGATATACCACTAGATCATAGTCTAAGAACTTTTCCAAAATACTAGTGAACGTGGTCGTGGCCTGGTTCGTGGGGAGGAAGGTGGGGAAGAGCACGCTGCACGACTTCGTGGGCAGGTTGTACGGGGTGAGGAAGAAGTTGTTGGAGATTTCCTTCAAGCTTGAGGAGAAGTGCCTACCCAGTTACCTCCCTGCGAGCGCGCATCTCGTGGACTTCATGGCGTGGCTAGTGGACTCCTTCCTACTGGACTTACCTCCTGGGAAGAGGAGCGTGGAGACCTTTCGGGAGAAGGCGGAGCTGGAGAGGAGGGAAGGTAACCTGGAGAGGGCCAGGAAGCTGCTCTCCCTGGGGAGAACCAAGAGGAGGTTCGAGGGAAGGTGGACCAAGAAGAGAGGGGTCTCGCACTACGGGCTTAAGGCCGTGGCCGTGATCTCCGTCTCCCTCTTCGTGAGGTCCATCACGTTGAAGCCGGCCAACTTCTCGGACAAGAGGTTCAAGTCACCGCTCAAGGGGATTAAGATCGCGGACAGGGGATTCTCTCCCTCCCCGACACAGCTCATAGCGCGAGAGAAGCCCTTCATTACCCTGAGAGCCCACGTGGAGTTCTTCGGCACCTACCTGAACGCTAGTGTTTCCGAAAAGTTTATAGATTAGTATTACCAGATTGAACTATGCAAGATTTGGTTCAAGCTTATAAGGAAGAGAAGAACGCGAGAATTAAGGAGAGGATTCTTGCGGTGAAGCTGCACGTAGTTGATGGTAAATCGGAGAAAGAAGTTTCGAAAATGCTTAACAAGGGCTATTCCACGATAAAATTGTGGATTGGCAAGTACAAGAAAGAAGGTCTTGATGGACTAAAGGACAAGCCCAGATCAGGAAGACCCAGAAAAGTAGAAGAGGAAAAGATAAAACAAATTCTGGAAGATAAGCCCCAAAAATACGGAATACAACAAGAGTACTGGACAATGAAAACACTCAAGATAGCACTACAAGAACAAGGAATAGAATACAAGAAATCCAGACTATACGAACTAGTCCACGAACTAGGATACAACCTAGTAAAACCCAGACCTACCAACATCCAAGCAGAAAAGGACAAGTGGGAAGATTTTAAAAAAAATAAAGAAATTGGAAAGAAAGGCACTATTCTTTCTAGACGAGTGTAGGACAGTAATTAGCACGTCAATTAAGAAGGTTCTAGCTAAGGTTGGCAGTAAGCCCGTAATGCGCGTCAATATAGGTTTTTCCTCAATCTATGTTATTCTAGCTATAAACGCTTGGACCGGCGAAGTAGTGGTTTCTCTTGCTAAAAGGCCTAACTCTGAATCCGTTAAGTATTTCTTGAGGTACTTTAAGAGGCGTGTGGGTAGTGGTAGGGTTTACATGGTCATGGATAATTACTCTCCTCACAAGACTAAGGGTACGCTTGAGGTTTGTCGCAGGAAGGGTATTCATCCCGTGTTTACTCCTCCTTACTCGCCTGAGCTTAATATGGCTGAGGCGGTCTTCAAGTCCCTCAAGAACTACATGAGCAATAAAATATTCTATACGATAGAAGACGTTAAAAACTGTATTAAACAGTTCTTTGAAGAAAATAAGTATAGATTTAATCTTAATGCAATAACATACCTAGGATTAGATAAAATTGAAGTCTAAGAACTTTCCGGAAATACTAGCGTTCTGGAGGCCCTACGGGACCACGACCTGGAGGAACGACGTCTTCCTTCACGTCCTGGGAGTGATCTACAACATCAAGATGTTCCTCGCGATCCAACGGAGGACTCCTCCAGGACGTAGAGCCGTTCAGCTCTGAGACGCGCCTCCTCGCGATCAGACAACGCTATGCGCGATAGGTAAATCCTCTCGTCTTGATATTTTTCCATTATAAAGTTTTTCTCGGTGATCCAGGTCCTATCCTTCTGGCAATATTAATATTTATCATTCTGTTTATCTATTCGTTCAGATAATTACATTCCGGACACTCTCACGTAAGTTCTCTTTCCTTTCTTGTACTTGAAGCCTAACTTCTTGAGGACTGGGCTTAAACTCCTCGGGTTGTACTTTATCCCAAATTCCTTGTCAAGTATATACGCTATGAGCTTCAAGGTCCAGAAATCGTAGTTCAAGCCGAAATCTCTTGGGCTCTTTTCTAAGATTCGGACGAGCTTTTCCTCGTCCTTCAGTTTCGTGGGTCCCTTCCTCGGCTTAGCGCTCAGGTCACCTTTCCTCAACCACTTGTACACGGTAAAGATGGAGACGTCATACTTCTTGGCAACGTCCTTTATACTCATCCCGTTCCTCACATCTTTTACAGCGTTAATCCTCCTCTCTTCCTCTTGTTTCTTGTTGAGCCTTATACCGTGCATTCTGGATTTCGGCATAACAATTTAGTATTACTCATGAAATATAAATCTTGCTCTTTAAAGTCTGACGAAGTATAAGCACATTATCATTGGATCTTTATACGGGAAATTAGAATTTTTTACTCATTAGGTGTGTAATATCCTCCACCGCCCGGAGTTTCTATGATTATCTCATCACCTTTATTTAAAATCGTTGAGAACTTACTGGGCATCTCCTCCTTCCTACCATCAGCCCTTATTATCGTAACCTTTGCAGGCTTACCGTTTCCACCACCTTTCAAACCCCAAGGTGCAACCCTAAACCTCTCCGCTATGATTGATAACCTAGTCTTTTCCAGAACCCTAAATGCCCTAATTATACCATCACCTCCCTTGTACTTACCAACTCCGCCACTATTCTCCCTTATTCTATATATGGTGAACATTATTGGATAATACCTCTCAGCAATCTCAATTGGAGTATTTAAAGTATTAGTCATATTAACTTGAACAGCTGAGACGCCATCCTTATTTGGCCTTGCCCCAGTGCCTCCGCCTATAGTCTCATAATAGGCCCAATACTTACCCTTATACATACCACCCATCATTACGTTCATCATAGTACCCGAACCAGCGGCTGGAACGCTGATGAGGTGAGATAAGGCCTTGAAGGTAACATCGGCAATCCTCTGTGAAGTCTCTACATTCCCACCTCCAACTGCAGCCGGCTTATTGGGATTAACTATAGTACCCTTAGGTGCATCAACCTTAATTAGACTATAAAAGCCCTCATTTGTAGGTATATCCTTCCCTATTAATGACCTTATGACAAAGCTAACAGCTGAGAACGTAACTCCATATACTGCGTTTAAAGGTCCCTCCATCTGGGTATCAGTTCCAGCGAAATTAGCGTAAACGCCATTCTCATCAACCTTTACCTTTAGCCTTATTTTCTTTAATTCATCACCTATTTCTAAATAATCCTCATCTTCACCAATACCATTACCCCATTTTGAAATTTCGGATAACGCCAACTTCTTTCCGTACTCCATAGAGGTCTTCCACGCGTTAAGGACGTTATCGTAACCGTACTTATCAAACATCTGCTTAATCCTAGCTATACCATTAAGGTTTGCTGAAATCTGTGCATTCAAATCACCTATTGATACTTCGGGTACCTTGAAGTTATGCTTAATTATATTAATAATCTCATTGTTTATTTCTCCTTTCCTCATCAACCTCACTGGGGGTATTACGAAGCCCTCTTCGTAGATTGTAGTTGCATATGGATTTAGACTACCTGGCATCGGCCCACCCACATCAACCTGATGTGCCTTATTTACAACATATCCCATTAGATTGCCATTATAGTAAACCGGGGCTAGAACCATTACGTCATTTAGGTGAGTACCGGATGTGTAAGGATCATTTAAAACAATCATGTCCCCCTCTTCTAGTTCTTCTATCTGGTTCAGCGTGTTTTTAACCCCAATGCTAAAAGAACCTAGGTGAACAGGTATGTGTTCAGCTTGGGCTATAATATTACCCTCAGCGTCTGTTATTGCACAGCTATGATCCATCCTCTCCCTAATATTCGGTGACATAGCTGACCTCTTTAGCATGACGCCCATTTCCTCTGCAATGAACTCAGAGGCTTTGTAAATTATTTCCCAACTTGTCATTCTCTCACCAATACTATTGAATCATCTATAATTGCATTCCAACCATCCTTTATAACTGTAGTCGAACTATATTCCTCAATTATTGCTGGCCCCCCTATTCTAAAACCTTTAGGCAACTTCTCCCTAACATAGACATCTACATTTACCCAATCGTCGTCAATTACTACCTTTCTAACTTCTCTTGGCTTATCATAATTTCCAAAAGCTACCTTTATTTTAGGTAGTGGTCTCTTCTTGATAGCGAAAACTCTTATTGTAACAACCTCTATCTCCCTATCTTTCATCACGAAACCATAAGTGGCTAGGTGTTTCTCCTCAAATACTTTCCTAATCTCATTAACGTTATTTACCGGAATTGTTAACTCCCATCCTTGCCCCTCATACCTCACATCTGCAAGTCTCAAGAAGTAATCGACGTTTCCCTTTAACTTCTCGTATAGCTCCTTTTCCAATTGTTCAAATTCACTCCCTAAGTCTTTAGGATATGATTTCCTAACTTCAAAACGCCAATCAGCAAGTAATAGTCCTAATGCACTGAATAAGCCTGGATGAGGTGGTATTATAACCTTACCTATTCCTACCTCCTCAGCCAAGTATACTGCGTGTTGTGGACCAGCACCTCCAAAGGCTATTAAGGAGAAGTTCGATGGATCTAATCCCCTCTCCACCGTGACTAATCTTATTGCCCTAGCCATCTCCAGATTTACCAATCCTAAGGCGTTCTTACTTACCTCATATGGATCACCCAACTTACTCATCCCCCTTATTGCGCTCTCTTTATCTAACTTTAGATTACCACCAATAAGCTCTGTCCCCAATCTTCCTAAAATCAAGTTTGCATCAGCTATGGTAGGCCTATTTCCTCCCTTTCCGTAGGAAATCGGCCCGGGATCTGCACCGGCACTTATAGGCCCGACTTTTAAGGCATTAGCCTCGTCCCTCCATATTATTGTACCTCCACCAGCAGACACCTCTGCTAAATCAACAAATGGGAACCTTACTGGATACCCACTACCCTTAACTATCCTTCCGTAATGTACTTCTCCTCCAACTTCATACTCAGTGGTCATTTCAAAATTACCATTAATTATAACACCTGCCTTAGCGGTGGTACCTCCCATATCGAAGCTTATTAAACTCTCATTAGGCAAAAAGCTAGCTGAAGCTATTACACCAGCTGCTGGCCCGGATTCAATTAACTGTACCGGCTTCTCAGATGCTTCTTTAATATCTACCAATCCTCCAGAACTTGACATAATGTAGAAGTTCTCGGTTGGTAAAGAGACTTGTAACCTCTCAAGGTACGCAGATACTATTGGCATTAGCACTGCGTTAACTACTGCAGTGGAAGTCCTTTCGTATTCTCTAGGTTCTGGTGCTATTTTTGAGGAGATTGAGATGTATTTGAAATACTTCTTTAACACGTTTTCAGTAATTAGTTCATTTTTTGGATTCAAGTAAGAGTGCAGATAACTTACAGCAATTGATATTACATTTTCGTCTAAAAGCTTTTTAGCAACCCTCTCTATCTCATCTTGATCTACCTCCTTTATCATATTTCCTTCAGCGTTGATCCTCTCGTCAATCTCAAATCTCAAACTTCTAAGTACCAGCTGTCTTGGCTTTTCAAAATATAAATCATAAAGTCTAGGCCTATTCTGCCTACCTATTTCGATAATATCCCTAAATCCCTTCGTAACGAGTAAGGCTGTTTTTGGAATTGTTAAGTTCTCCTGCCCTAACAACGTATTCGTCGCTAGGGTCGTGGCGTGAGCTATCTCACTTACGTTGCAGTTTAAAGTGCTTATTACATCCTTAATGACTTGTCCAGGGTCCTTAGGGTTAGTTAGGATTTTTATTGTCTTAATTTCCCCATCGCTGGCTAGGACTATGAAATCAGTGAACGTCCCGCCTATATCTATTGCCACTTTACACTCCATATTCATCAACCCTTTGTTCTGGGTACAAATGGTTTATCCTCAAAAACTACTTCCCCGTTTATTAATCTAGCTCTTATTAGTTTGCAATTAGGTGTACGAGGTGTTTTGGATTTCGGTGGTTCTATAAGTTCACCCGTTATGAGTGAGAAGACTGCATTATAGAATGGACAAACTATATTATCCAAGTTAATTTTATATCCTTCAGCGGTTATTGGTCTTTGCTTATGTGGGCACCCAGCGAGGTAAGTGTACTCTTTTCCATCTTTTTCGTAAATCATTATTGGATAGCCATTGATTTCGATTACCTTTAACATGATATAAAAAAATATATACGTTTTCATTTAAAAGATCAGCACTTAAAGGACTCGTCACAGCTCAGCTTGGGGAGTTCTCTTCACTAAACGATATTATTAGACTGACTTTTAAGAGTTAACCGTAAAAATGGTTGGTGGACTTGTTGAATTTTAATAAAGAGTTAAGAGGTATCAATGACATAAATTGAACATCTTTACATTAATTGAAAGGAAGATAATATAGTAGTTTAGTGTAAAATTCATTCAACAGATAGCTAAGCACTGTAAAAAAGAATTATCAAATGTACCTTATTGCAGAAAAATATGAATAAATGATTAACTTGATAATGCTTATAGTAATATAATAAAAAAGATATATTTACTTATGCCTTAATATTCCTGCTTCAGTATTTCTTCTCCTTCATAAATTCTTCCTTTAGTCTCTTTAAGAAGTAATGCAAGTATCAGAACTACTATACCAGTGAGTATTGTAAAGTAAACCGGAGAGAATATGTTACTAGTTGCACTAACTAAATAGGTCAAGATAAATGGTGTAAGACCTCCTATAAATCCAACTCCTACCTGATACGAAAATGATATCGCTGTATATCTAACCATCGGTGGAAACGATTCAACAAGAAATGCAGGCGTTATTGCACCTGCAAAGTAGTATATTAATAGTCCACCAAGAAATATAGCACCGATTACTGCTGATTCATTACCTTGAAGTAATAGATAATAGTAAGGATACGCCAGTCCTATTCCCATTATGGAATTTATTATTATTTGCGTCCTTCTTCCTATAATGTCGGACAGATATCCAAAAAATATTGAGGCAAAGATGCCTATTGCCGATACTAAAAATATAGCAAAGTCTATTGTTTGAAGAGAGACATGAGGCATATTAAAGCGTTGGGCAATAGTTGTAGCGTAACCTACAGAATATGCGAAATTTGTATAATACCAAGCCCCATTAATGATTCCCACTATAAATAAGTTTGCGAGTATTAACTTCCAGTATTTTCTAAACGCTTCAGAGATTGGATTTTTCAATATTTTTCGATCTTCCCTCAACTTCCTAAATACTGGTGAATCTTCTATTCTTAGCCTTATTAGTAATCCCACTATTGCAATGAGTAGTCCAGAATAGAACAATATTCTCCATCCAAAGTTATCGAAGCCAGTTTGCCCCATTATTATAATTATAACAAATATTATACCAGTCGCTAGCAAGTTGGCAATAGATACTGTAGCTTGAAGAATACCTGAATATAACCCCCTCCGACCTGGATTTACGTATTCAGATGTTAATGAAAACGCACCACCCCACTCTCCGCCTAAGGCCACACCAGTAAGGAACCTTAGTATGGCGAGCAAGATTGGCGCTAATAGACCTATTTGATAATATGTTGGTAAGAGTCCAACAAAAAATACGCTAAGTCCAGTAAGTAAAATCGTAAAGACTAATGAATACTTTCTTCCTACTTTGTCTCCTAAATATCCAAATACTATACCACCTAATGGTCTACCTAAAAACCCTATAAAGAAGGTTAAATAGAAGGCTAACAGTGAAGCTATTGGATTAGATGACGGAAAGAATAATTTTGAAACAACAGTCGCCACGAATGTATAAATAAAGAAATCATACCATTCTAGTGCCATTCCGAAACTTGAGGCGATTATAGCCTTAGTTTTCTCTGAGACCATTTTACCACAATTATAAGTAGCACCTCAATATATATATATTTAAAAGGGATAGAGTACATATCTAGCACAACATACTTATGTGAACTACTCCGCTCTCACCGGTAGACGCAAAGTCACTCCTTAAAAATAAATCTATAGTATTACCAAGCGTTTTTGTCTACTTCAATTAAATAATCCTCTATGCTGGATACATTATTAGATAGCATTTATAGGAAAATCGTTACACTTTTACGTTACGTTAAAAATATATAATAAATCTTTCCTGGTTAGATGAAAAATGTTTATTGATAAGCTATAATATTAAGAAGTACAATGAAAGATATTTATAAATACATGGATAAATATTTTGACTTTTTATGATAAGGGAATTTCCTAAAACTACTAATCAGAAATCAAAGAATAAAAAAGTCTGAAATCCTCTCCCTTCGCGTTTGAACAAAGGGAAAAGGGAATAGTGAAACATTACCAACAAGAAGACTAACGTGCTAAACGGAAACTTAGTTGAACCAGCGAACAAGAGAAAGGACTTAGCATTCCTATAGGAAGTCTCTATAGGATTCCTTACCTTATCGTAAAGCCTAATCCTTGGGTAGATCGGGGTTTATAGCCTTAGTGATGTACTCAACTTTCGTCATCTTCTCCTTACCTTGAACGATAAATTTGAACTTGCTTATTCATGCTGCGCTTCTTGCAATTAGTAATGTATTTTCCGTCAAATTTCTCGTAGATTTTAACATCACCAACTGGTACTGAAAACGTATTTGAACACTGATGTTCTGTACCACTTGGTTGTGGTCCAGTCTATTGGTTTCTTTCACTCCCATTAGTGTTTCCAGTGCTATTTGTTTCACATGTTCCAAGAGTTTTTCTATAACTTCCCCTTTCTATAGGTAGTTTCTCTCTGTTCGTGGCGATATACGTTACTGTTTCCAGAAATTTGTTATACTTTATAATTCATTAATAAGTTTCTTATAAATAGTGATAACAAGGAATCAATTAATCAAGTTGATAAGCTTTATGTATTCATTAAGGCCAATACAATGGAATTATTTTCAATAATATTTTATAAAATAATACTAGACTATAGACTTACTGGAAGTAGTAGTTTTTGTCTTGTTTTCTATTGGTCAATAAGGTTGAGACGAGCACTTTGGCTACTTTTTCTTTGTAGTTTATCATAGAAGCTAATTTATGTCCTATTTGATAAATGCTGTTTTGATGAGGAAAACTTTGTATTATCATCTCGGTTTCACACGCAGTAATATGGTTTTCCTCACCTTAAATCTTTTTTCAATTTATCAACTTCATCGCAGTGTAATTAGTTCCGTTATCTTCTAAAATCTAATATTAAATGAGTAATGTTATTTTTGTAAGGTGTTTTGAATCCACCGTCACAGAGGGGGACTTTCACTCCTTAAGCCCCATGAAGTTAACTATTATTAATCTTCAATTTCTTATCCTTATATACCCCCTTTATCTGTTGAGTATCATTGCGACTTAATTTTCCTTTTAAGTTTTTTAAGTTATTTCGAATAAGTGTCCTAGCTCTCTTACTTTAATATTAAGGTTTATTTTATATAGCGTTTCCCATAATGTAGCACTATTGCTACTTATTACTGGCTTCTTAGTTTCCTTTTCTAATCTAGAGAGAATCTCGAATGTTCTAAGGTTTGTGCAAGAGATAAAGACACCGTCATAGTCCCCTTTAACGTTTCTTAATACGTTAACTGCGAAATTATATACTTCTTCAGGTGTTACTTGACCTATTTTAATATTTTCACGTATTCCCATCCCTGCGCTCTTAACTATTTCAAAACCGTTCTTAGAGAAGAACTCTATCTCCTTTTTGTTAACCTCTTCTATGTAAGGCGTAAGTAGAACTAATCTTTTAATGTCTAGTCTCCTCAATGCATTTATTACAGATCCAGAGGTGGCTGTAGCAGGGACTTTCGCAATTTTCTCGATTCTTTGAATTATTTCCTCATGATGTTTAGGTCCTTTAAATAAGCTACCAGTGGTACATGCATAAGAAATAATTTGGGGCAAGATCGTTGATAATTCACTAGCAGCCCTTTCCGTTTCCCTTTCCATTTCTGCTAAATCCTCTATCGTAACATTTCTCAACTTTATCCTTGAAAAATGTGGGGTAATTCTATACTCCTTAATTTGATTAAATACATTACTAAATTCATATTCTACAGTAGTATTAGAAGAAGGAATTATTAC belongs to Saccharolobus solfataricus and includes:
- a CDS encoding IS630-like element ISC1048 family transposase, with translation MQDLVQAYKEEKNARIKERILAVKLHVVDGKSEKEVSKMLNKGYSTIKLWIGKYKKEGLDGLKDKPRSGRPRKVEEEKIKQILEDKPQKYGIQQEYWTMKTLKIALQEQGIEYKKSRLYELVHELGYNLVKPRPTNIQAEKDKWEDFKKIKKLERKALFFLDECRTVISTSIKKVLAKVGSKPVMRVNIGFSSIYVILAINAWTGEVVVSLAKRPNSESVKYFLRYFKRRVGSGRVYMVMDNYSPHKTKGTLEVCRRKGIHPVFTPPYSPELNMAEAVFKSLKNYMSNKIFYTIEDVKNCIKQFFEENKYRFNLNAITYLGLDKIEV
- a CDS encoding hydantoinase B/oxoprolinase family protein, which gives rise to MTSWEIIYKASEFIAEEMGVMLKRSAMSPNIRERMDHSCAITDAEGNIIAQAEHIPVHLGSFSIGVKNTLNQIEELEEGDMIVLNDPYTSGTHLNDVMVLAPVYYNGNLMGYVVNKAHQVDVGGPMPGSLNPYATTIYEEGFVIPPVRLMRKGEINNEIINIIKHNFKVPEVSIGDLNAQISANLNGIARIKQMFDKYGYDNVLNAWKTSMEYGKKLALSEISKWGNGIGEDEDYLEIGDELKKIRLKVKVDENGVYANFAGTDTQMEGPLNAVYGVTFSAVSFVIRSLIGKDIPTNEGFYSLIKVDAPKGTIVNPNKPAAVGGGNVETSQRIADVTFKALSHLISVPAAGSGTMMNVMMGGMYKGKYWAYYETIGGGTGARPNKDGVSAVQVNMTNTLNTPIEIAERYYPIMFTIYRIRENSGGVGKYKGGDGIIRAFRVLEKTRLSIIAERFRVAPWGLKGGGNGKPAKVTIIRADGRKEEMPSKFSTILNKGDEIIIETPGGGGYYTPNE
- a CDS encoding hydantoinase/oxoprolinase family protein, coding for MECKVAIDIGGTFTDFIVLASDGEIKTIKILTNPKDPGQVIKDVISTLNCNVSEIAHATTLATNTLLGQENLTIPKTALLVTKGFRDIIEIGRQNRPRLYDLYFEKPRQLVLRSLRFEIDERINAEGNMIKEVDQDEIERVAKKLLDENVISIAVSYLHSYLNPKNELITENVLKKYFKYISISSKIAPEPREYERTSTAVVNAVLMPIVSAYLERLQVSLPTENFYIMSSSGGLVDIKEASEKPVQLIESGPAAGVIASASFLPNESLISFDMGGTTAKAGVIINGNFEMTTEYEVGGEVHYGRIVKGSGYPVRFPFVDLAEVSAGGGTIIWRDEANALKVGPISAGADPGPISYGKGGNRPTIADANLILGRLGTELIGGNLKLDKESAIRGMSKLGDPYEVSKNALGLVNLEMARAIRLVTVERGLDPSNFSLIAFGGAGPQHAVYLAEEVGIGKVIIPPHPGLFSALGLLLADWRFEVRKSYPKDLGSEFEQLEKELYEKLKGNVDYFLRLADVRYEGQGWELTIPVNNVNEIRKVFEEKHLATYGFVMKDREIEVVTIRVFAIKKRPLPKIKVAFGNYDKPREVRKVVIDDDWVNVDVYVREKLPKGFRIGGPAIIEEYSSTTVIKDGWNAIIDDSIVLVRE
- a CDS encoding Rieske (2Fe-2S) protein, which encodes MLKVIEINGYPIMIYEKDGKEYTYLAGCPHKQRPITAEGYKINLDNIVCPFYNAVFSLITGELIEPPKSKTPRTPNCKLIRARLINGEVVFEDKPFVPRTKG
- a CDS encoding MFS transporter, translated to MVSEKTKAIIASSFGMALEWYDFFIYTFVATVVSKLFFPSSNPIASLLAFYLTFFIGFLGRPLGGIVFGYLGDKVGRKYSLVFTILLTGLSVFFVGLLPTYYQIGLLAPILLAILRFLTGVALGGEWGGAFSLTSEYVNPGRRGLYSGILQATVSIANLLATGIIFVIIIIMGQTGFDNFGWRILFYSGLLIAIVGLLIRLRIEDSPVFRKLREDRKILKNPISEAFRKYWKLILANLFIVGIINGAWYYTNFAYSVGYATTIAQRFNMPHVSLQTIDFAIFLVSAIGIFASIFFGYLSDIIGRRTQIIINSIMGIGLAYPYYYLLLQGNESAVIGAIFLGGLLIYYFAGAITPAFLVESFPPMVRYTAISFSYQVGVGFIGGLTPFILTYLVSATSNIFSPVYFTILTGIVVLILALLLKETKGRIYEGEEILKQEY
- a CDS encoding DUF4322 domain-containing protein produces the protein MIIQSFPHQNSIYQIGHKLASMINYKEKVAKVLVSTLLTNRKQDKNYYFQ
- a CDS encoding maleate cis-trans isomerase family protein: MEWIKVGVIIPSSNTTVEYEFSNVFNQIKEYRITPHFSRIKLRNVTIEDLAEMERETERAASELSTILPQIISYACTTGSLFKGPKHHEEIIQRIEKIAKVPATATSGSVINALRRLDIKRLVLLTPYIEEVNKKEIEFFSKNGFEIVKSAGMGIRENIKIGQVTPEEVYNFAVNVLRNVKGDYDGVFISCTNLRTFEILSRLEKETKKPVISSNSATLWETLYKINLNIKVRELGHLFEIT